cctccatctggtgcttttacaatcagtaactgttacatttgttcacttcctgctttcctaacatagtttaattttttttttcaattgagtgcatcccataatcagttcccagttccacatgtccaaaaggagtaggaagaagcaaagcttattaaatcctacccctccatctggtacttttacaatcagtaactgttacatttgttcacttcctgctttcctaatatactttaagttaaaaaaaatatatttttgtcacataccgaagtacgaggtaagACGGCTCTCGTTTAGTCTCATTTTCccgactaggtaggacagctccagtctgagAAACGAGGTATAACGGCTCTTGTTTAGTTTCATGtacaagactagataggaccaCTCCAGTCTcagagactaggtaggacggctCTTGTCTAGTCTCATGTtcaagactaggtaggacagctctaatttGAGAGACAAGGAGGGACGGCTCTGGTTTAGTCTCATGTTCatgactaggtaggacggctCCAGTCTGAGAGACAAGGTAGGACGGCTCTCATTTAGTCTCATGTTtgagactaggtaggacggctctggtttagtctcatgttcgagactaggtaggacatcTCCAGTCTGAGAGACAAGGTAGAACGGCCctcgtttagtctcatgttcgagactaggtaggacagctctaatttGAGAGACaaggtaggacagctcttgttTAGTCTCATGTTCAAGACTAGGTCGGacagctccaaatgaaaatTAAGCcattaccaacttcagagctactggatctgcattgaaacctactttaaaaataattaccagaacaaagctgtcctatctagtctttaatCATGAACCTATGAAGCCTGCTAAAAGGCtcctaaaacaaacaaacagtccAATTATGATCAATTCAACGACGTGGATATATGAGAATGATGACATATGGATGACCTATGACCTCTGACTCTACTGTACTCGTGAATGGAACATTGCGTGTTCATGTTAAAGTAGATTGTCACTGTTGCCGTCACCGTTGCTGCTCAGACGTTTCCTGGTGTGATAAAAGACTTTGGTTGGCCTCTTTCCCGTTGGGAATAACATTCCTGCCCACCACCTGAACTCACATGCCACCCTGCAACGGTCCGTCATTCCACAGCTTCTTTGTGTGACCCGGAGATACACTCGTGATTGCGGTGCCTCGCCAAGAAGGGAAGGAATGAGCTTTTTCCCGCATCTGCCACTCATCTGCCAGGCTGACGCTTGACAGACATGCTCTTATCTGCTGCAAGTGTTACACTGCTGGCGCAACAGAGGCACATCTTCCTGATGACCCAACAGAGGTTTGGTAATGGCCTGCAGTGATACACTCACACACGCGCTTGGAGTTTTCCATCGGAAATTTGGTTGGGAGATTTGGAAATACAGTAATCTCTCACCacgtttattaattaattgctaatttagtggttagcatgttggccaccgTCAGAAGATTggggttcgaatctccatttgggtatatctgtgtggagtttccgtgtatgtgtgggttttctccgggtattccggtttcctcccaaaaacatgctaggttaattagcgactccaaattgtccataggtatgaatgtgagtgtgaatggttgtttgtctatatgtgccctgtgattggctggccaccggtccagggtgtaccccgcctctcgcctgtcccgaagacagctgggataggctccagcataccactaCGACCTCAGTGAGGATAATCGATTATTGatgaaaacattttcaagcataaaaatggctaagtaaagtaaaataaatatactgttTAAAGCATTAAGAATACACATTGAAAAAGGTAATGATATATGTGATATagtgataatataatatagtataatgtatagtatagtataatgtatagtatagtatatagtatagtatagtatatagtatatagtatagtatatagtatatagtataaaatagtatagtatagtatatagtttagtatagtatagtatagtatatagtatatagtatagtatatagtatagtatagtatagtatagtatagtatagtagtatgtagtatagtatatagtatatagtatatagtatatagtatatagtatatagtatagtatataatataaaatagtatagtatatactatatagtatatagtatatagtatagtatatagtatagtatatagtatatagtatatagtatatagtatatagtatataatatatagtatagtatatagtatagtatatagtatagtatatagtatagtatagtatagtatatagtttagtatagtatatagtatatagtatatagtatatagtatatagtatagtatagtatagtatagtatagtatagtatagtatagtatagtatagtatagtatagtatagtatagtatagtatagtatagtatagtatagtatagtatagtatagtatagtatagtatagtatagtatagtatagtatagtatagtatagtatagtatagtatataggaAACAACGCTGCCCTTGATGACGACGCAAATGCTTGGCGGTCACCTGAcctgtgttagcatgttggctacgaTCGCTGTTGACTTTGCTACAATGCACTTTTTTCCCTTTGTCTTCTCAggcttatcttttttttttttgttcccggGCAGGACATTACctcattgttttgctttttacttCAAATCCTCATTCTTTTGCTCAACACTTTTTGGACTATTTGTGTCTTTGTCTGTGTTATTGGTGGTAAATAGTGGCCTAAATGATTTATGGCTgtaaagggttagggttagggtagggttagggtagatttaggtttaggtttagggtagggttagggttagggttagtttagGTTTTatgcatttccaagcataaaaatgtcaaaataaactaaaatggaTATTGGATACCgatattcaaatatatatatgatgataTGAAGTATTCCGCACTGGTCACTAGCTGTCAGTAATGTTTCTGTAATGTTcagtaagacacacaagcaccagacttcatcaCCAAAATGACCCGAATACAGTCGTTTGCGGCTTCAGTCTAAGACAGACtgtttgatgtttgatgtttgaacccgggcatttttttccatgaaatatGCTATATCAAATTTTGtattaagcatttccaagcataaaaatgtcaaaataaactaaaatggaTATGGATATTCAAATATGTATGTGATGATATCTAGTATTCTGCACTGGTCTCTAGCTGTCGGTCATGTTTCTGTAATGTTcagtaagacacacaagcaccagacctcaTCACCGGAACtacacacttttattgcagttttgaacgatctcacaacaggcaaatTATTCcctaattaataacaaaactgAAATCTgaaccctgacatcacttcctgtctgctaaaCAACACAGGTCCCCATCTGAAACACCTAGAAAGTCTTTCAGAATATTATTGCATGTTAGccataaaacaataacattagACATTTCCAGTTCATGTCTATCGAGGGTCCAAGGAACCGTTAAGTGGGGGCATGATGTTCTCCACAAAGGAGCTTCTGAATGTGCCTTTGAAGTTCTTCATTTTGTCTCTGAGCTTCATCTCGGCTGCTCTCCGTGTTTCTCAGACGTGCTTCCAAATCTGCCACCCGGCAACGTTCAGCCTCTAGAGTAGACTGGAGCTCCGCTATTGCAGCCTTCAACTTCTTCATCTCCTGCTTCATACTGCAAGACACACGACACAAAGGTCAGATATTGTTCTGTTTTCCAGTGAGGGTTCAGATACAAGAACATGAAAGGATGCCGTGACCGTTTTGATGCATTTTGTACAAAAGTGTCAAATTTGGCaaaagccacgtttacatgactttttctctttccgaatggaatctttccgaatgacctttccgaaagcaatggtatacatagtatagtatagtatatagtatgtagtatagtatagtatagtatagtatagtatagtgtagtgtagtatagtacagtacagtatagtatagtgataatataatatagtataatcaTTATACTAtaatgtatagtatagtataatgtatagtatagtatagtgataatataatatagtataatgtaTAGTAtaatgtatagtatagtatagtatagtatagtatagtatagtatagtatagtatagtatagtatagtatagtatagtatagtatagtatagtatagtatagtatagtatagtatggtgactgggtgtcagtaatgtaactgtaatgggtgagacacacaagcaccagacttgatttaTTGCAGGTGCGAATTACCTCACAACAagcataataatgataatattaataatcataaaaccTGAACctgaatctttccgaatgacctttccaaaagcaatggtatatacatggaaaggaatattccaatgttccaatattggcgactccaaattgtccatagctgcacggcggacaagtggttagcacgcagacctcacagctaggatacccgagttcaattccaccctcagccatctttgtgtggagtttgcatgttctccccgtgcatgcgtgggttttctccgggtactccggtttcctcccacattccaaaaacatgctaggttaattagcgactccaaattgtccataggtatgaatgtgagtgtgaatggttgtttgtctatatgtgccctgtgattggctggcgaccccgcctctcgcccgaagacagctgggataggctccagcatgcccgtaatactaatgaggataagcggcatagaaaatgaatggatggatagttatCATGACACAGTATAAGTGAATGttatcattagccacgtttacatgaggagtttttctctttccgaatggaatcttcccgaaagcaatggtatacatggaaaggaatattccaatggcgtgtctacatgcaccgctataatcaaccagaatagtcaatggggcattcgcagtaaagcgtaaacaccaacatcacgtgataccgacttcctggagtttttctttcacttgttggaataactccgtattgccagttttagCAAATaatccgaatggaattggaatatttggatccatgtaaacgtggctaatgattgTGTTATGTTATCCCAGGATGCAAGGACACGGTGGCAGGTTGGCACAAAATGAGCAATTGTGTGACTCCCCACCTATCAAAGTTCTGGCTGTCCCTTCTGGTGTTGACTTCCTGAGCTGATCCACTTCCTGTCAAGGGTTCTGCGCTCTTTTGGGCCTGAGAAGGTTGTGAGTCACTGTCAGTTTTTGGGGAAATATTAGGAGAAGAACCATTCTTGACTGCTCCGTCTCCACCGTTGAAGTTTGCTTCTCCGTCCTTGGAGCTTCTTGGTGAACCACTGAACAAAGATCCTGAATTTCGGAGATCCAAGAtcttaaaaatgtcctctgatAAAGTACCACTTTTCTCCACCGTATCTTGGATGCGACTCCAACGGTTGACGGCGCCTGCCTTTGCCGCCATCCCCGTAAGGGGGCAGTTGAACGCGGGTAGGGTTTGTGTACGTTTGCGAGCGCTTCCTTGCCAGCTGtcagaagaaaatgaaagagGAGGATCTTGAAGGACATCTCTGAAGTTTCCTCTCCTGGGACCTGGACTGTGGTGGCACTCCGCCTCATCCATCTAGAACGAAGATATCAAACCTGCATCTCTTCCATCATTCAAATGTGGGTGATGTCCGCTGTTTGTACCTCAGTGGACTCCCAGCCAACAAAGTTGCGAGGAGAGTTCTTCTGGTTCCCGGTCTTGTTGGAGGGAGATGAAGGAGGAACATCTTTGCTGAGAGGGAACAATGTCACATGCCGTCTGATCATCTCCGTCATCAACTTCTGGATGTGAGGCGTTGCTGTggagaaaaacaaaccaaagatCCGACAGGCTCATTTTCATAACTTTTCATATTGTAGATTATTCCTATTTAGAAAGGCTTTTCTCATTCATTTAGGtctttgtattctcagggcactGAATCCAAGTCTTAGAtgtcatcagttcatgctcaaggactagataggacagctccaacAGACAACAAGAGTCGTCCTACCTTGTCTCTCAGACTGGAGTTGCCCTACCTAGTCTTGAACATGAGACTAAACAAGAGCCGTCCTATCTATTCTCTCAGAttggagctgtcctacctagtctcaaACATGAGACTCAACGAGAGCAGTCCTACCTAGTCTCTCAGACTGCAGCTGTCCGACCTAGTCTTGAACATGAGACTAAACAAGAGCCGTTCTACCTTGTCTctcagactggagctgtcctacctagtcttgaACATAAGACCAAACGAGagccgtcctacctagtctctgAGACtgaagctgtcctatctagtcttgtaCATGAGACTAAACAAAagccgtcctacctagtctcagacatgagactaaacgagagctgtcctacctagtcaccgactggagctgtcctatctagtcttgaacatgagactaaacaagagctgtcctacctagtcaccgactggagctgtcctatctagtcttgaacatgagactaaacgagagccgtcctatctagtctctCAGATTGAAGCTGTCCAACCTAGTCTCGAACATGAGACAAAACGAGAGtcgtcctacctagtctcgaacatgagactaaacgagAGCCGTCCTACCAAGTCCctcagactggagctgtccgACCTAGTCTTgaacatgagactaaacgagagctgtcctacctagtctcagactggagctgtcctacctagtcttgaAGATGAGACTAAACAAGagccgtcctacctagtctctgAGACTGGAACTGTCCTATCTAATCTTGAACATGAGACTAaacaagagctgtcctacctattCTCTCAAACTGgaactgtcctacctagtcttgaacatgagactaaacgagAGCCGTCCTACCTATTCTCAAAGATGAGACTAAACAACAGCCATCCTACCTAGTATCTCAGATTGGAGCTGTTCTACCTAGTCTCAAAAATGAGACTAAACGAGAGCCATCCTACCAAGTCTCTCacactggagctgtcctacctagtctcgaaCATGAGACTAAACAAGAGCTCTACTACCTAGTCTctcagactggagctgtcctatctagtctcgaAAATGAGACTAAACGAGAGCCATCCTACCAAGTCTctcagactggagctgtcctacctagtctcgaaCATAAGACTAAACAAGAGtcgtcctacctagtctctcAGACTGGAACTCTCATATCTAGTCTCAAACATGAGACTAAATGAGAGAcgtcctacctagtctctcagactggagctgtcctacctagtctcgaacatgagactaaacaagagtcgtcctacctagtctctcAGACTGGAACTCTCATATCTAGTCTCAAACATGAGACTAAATGAGAGAcgtcctacctagtctctcagactggagctgtcctacctagtctcgaacatgagacgagatgagagaTGTCCCATCTCGTCTCCCTGACTAGActtgtcctatctggtcttgaGCATGAATTGATGAAGCCTCTGTCAATCtcccttaataaaaaaataatgtaggaATGCAACGTTTGTCAAGGAGGACCTCCTGTACAGATGTTTGACGTGTTCGCACCGTTCATCACTGAGAAGGGGTCTTGTATCTGGGGTTTGAGCAGGTTGATTCCCATCACCGTGGCCAGGTTTTCCACACTCATCTTGTTGACTTTCGAGTTCAGCTGCACCTCAAACAAGAACCTGGTAAGCAACAAGACCCAGTGTTGAACGCGTGTTCTTTTTATGTGGCCTACAGGAACGTCTAAATGCTTTCCCTCACCGACAGATGTAGCTTAGAAGATTGTAGTTGACTGGCGGGAGGAGGGAGATCTGTTTCTCCAACATCTCTTGGCCCTGAATGACACAGAAAGACACGTGTCACATAAAGCGCATGATGTTGGAGCCTGGTTAAGTCCACATACTTCGTCTTTGTTGGAATCCAGCAGGTTGGTGCAGTCCAGGAAATTCTGGTACTGAGTCCATGGTATCACAGGTTCCGGCAGGTCCCGTAagtaaagtttaaaaagtgaCGCCACTGTGTGCACATCTGTGCCACTGTGGGAGACAGCATGCAAAACACTCATTAATAGAAATATAATGactaaatcatatatatatataaactttatatatacatatatatatatatatatatatatatatatatatacgtatatatatatatatatatatatataactttggtctttggtcttgctttttttccacatttgtgctgtttttttgttttgttttttattttaaataatctataaaataaaaataataaaataaataataatttattttatcttaaataatcttcataaattttttcgtaatattacgactttttccaATAATGCTACTATTTTATTCCCCTATTATAATCCACCCCCCACCAacctttttgtttatttctcataattttaaaaaacttaaaaaaaatattttttctgtaatatttaaactctatgttactaaaatttacttttttgttatgatattatgagtatattcttataaaattgcgactttttgctattttctcttaatattttattatattatagtaatttttttcatttccattACTGCTGTAGTTTTTGATTTTCTGACAATTTCAAACCATCTTTTAAATTTTCTTAAttactttgttcccataatatttacattttattctcataatttccCATAACCtgacttaaaacatttttttttttgcttttttctttgtttgtttcacttcattaaaaataaaacacatcttTTTTCTTTGGCATTtcaactaaaattacattatttttcttcatatgatgttattctcacaaaattatgactacttttttcttgtaatatttagtagtttttaattttctgaCAATTTCAACCcatcttttacattttcttaattactttattcccataatatttacattttattctcataatttccCATAACCtgactttaattttttttccttttttctttgtttgttttacttcattaaaaataaaacacatcttttttctttggcatttcaactaaaatgactattattattacactcaTATGAcgttattctcacaaaattatgactactttctttttgtaatatttagtaaaactgctgatttttgctattgtttgtttatttttattgttaaatgctatttttagaatgtgccaataaaaaaaacatagtggaTTGCAAAAGGCCCCTTGACCGGATGTTGGACAACCCTGACCAACAttatatggcatgatgtagttaaatcattcattcatatcccagctgtctccgggcgggtggccagccaatcacagggcacatatagacaaacaaccattcacactcacattcatacctatggacaatttggagtcgctaattagcctagcatgtttttggaatccgcggagaaaacccacacatgcacggggagaacatgcaaactccacacagacatggccgagagtggaattgaactcgggtctcctagctgcgaggtctgcgtcctaaccactcaaccaccatgcagcctatttCAATCATACCATCTATTTTGGCAATGCAAgctgtggaaaaaaaggttATGACATTGTGTAAGACATGCAGGCATCCTCTTGCATGCCCGCCAGAACAGGATGTGGTGTCACactgcactgaaaaaaaaaatccaagtttcATGTTCTGTACTTGCTGAAATGTACTACATAAGCTTGTTTGTAAAACGCTATCAGGATTGAAGTGATTCATTCATGTgtgtgtagagcaggggtctcaaactcaatttacctgggggccaccggagctaggttctgggtgaagccgggccgcatcaggttttcaaaaaaaaacaaaaaaaaacgcatttattaaaaactggaaaaaaaatcaataatgcttttgcttctgctataccctacactttttcagtactttggttccggttttccacaccaaaatatctgataaaacattccactgttctcaaatatcttaatttttatttttctatacacaaaataagattaaaaaaataaataaaccaattaagaataaagacaataaatcaatcaatcagtaataaataagtaaaataataataaaacagcaaataagaaaaatgtaagaaaccacatacagttggtagagaaatgatttttttcagattcaaatgtacagtattaacagttatttaacctttaacatgaacattaatgaaacttaataatttgacccaattagcaagttagcatcgtactcagttccagcgtcgtaactttaacaacatgtttgatgagatgctttatcttgacgtgtattttccgttttattccaaatcatttcctgcatttatttgtacccataagcgtcataagcctttagcttcattgctaatccaaagcaaaacagggtaggggtaacagggtagggtaagagtacgggcggggcaaaatcatgttaattgtgtccggtgtgttGTAATTTCAACATTATACTTTGGTATATGGTAAgttgggggcctcaaagtagcgtctcgcggggccgcatttggcccacgggccgcaagtttgagacccatggtctagcgacagtgccactgaggaaaaaacatgaagcagaactggagggagcagagatgaggatgctgagtcactctcattgggagtgaccaggatggataggatcag
This DNA window, taken from Doryrhamphus excisus isolate RoL2022-K1 chromosome 4, RoL_Dexc_1.0, whole genome shotgun sequence, encodes the following:
- the arhgap25 gene encoding rho GTPase-activating protein 25 isoform X2; amino-acid sequence: MSLKLPRHWDFSTFKTETARIARCKSILPGEGIPSVGSRLSTRSMEKPLKAGWLKKQQRSLVKNWQQRYFVLRGSTLTYHKDDRETTILGLIPLQFSKINELTPNSDENGKYIFEIIPGTNGDKERCPYVFMASSQTDMEEWVRTLRRVIGVPSGVFGKSLKDTVAYEQRFGPHMVPILVQKCAEYIREHGLNEEGIFRLPGQDNSVKEFRDAFDAGERPSFPSGTDVHTVASLFKLYLRDLPEPVIPWTQYQNFLDCTNLLDSNKDEGQEMLEKQISLLPPVNYNLLSYICRFLFEVQLNSKVNKMSVENLATVMGINLLKPQIQDPFSVMNATPHIQKLMTEMIRRHVTLFPLSKDVPPSSPSNKTGNQKNSPRNFVGWESTEMDEAECHHSPGPRRGNFRDVLQDPPLSFSSDSWQGSARKRTQTLPAFNCPLTGMAAKAGAVNRWSRIQDTVEKSGTLSEDIFKILDLRNSGSLFSGSPRSSKDGEANFNGGDGAVKNGSSPNISPKTDSDSQPSQAQKSAEPLTGSGSAQEVNTRRDSQNFDSMKQEMKKLKAAIAELQSTLEAERCRVADLEARLRNTESSRDEAQRQNEELQRHIQKLLCGEHHAPT
- the arhgap25 gene encoding rho GTPase-activating protein 25 isoform X1, encoding MSLKLPRHWDFSTFKTETARIARCKSILPGEGIPSVGSRLSTRSMEKPLKAGWLKKQQRSLVKNWQQRYFVLRGSTLTYHKDDRETTILGLIPLQFSKINELTPNSDENGKYIFEIIPAGTNGDKERCPYVFMASSQTDMEEWVRTLRRVIGVPSGVFGKSLKDTVAYEQRFGPHMVPILVQKCAEYIREHGLNEEGIFRLPGQDNSVKEFRDAFDAGERPSFPSGTDVHTVASLFKLYLRDLPEPVIPWTQYQNFLDCTNLLDSNKDEGQEMLEKQISLLPPVNYNLLSYICRFLFEVQLNSKVNKMSVENLATVMGINLLKPQIQDPFSVMNATPHIQKLMTEMIRRHVTLFPLSKDVPPSSPSNKTGNQKNSPRNFVGWESTEMDEAECHHSPGPRRGNFRDVLQDPPLSFSSDSWQGSARKRTQTLPAFNCPLTGMAAKAGAVNRWSRIQDTVEKSGTLSEDIFKILDLRNSGSLFSGSPRSSKDGEANFNGGDGAVKNGSSPNISPKTDSDSQPSQAQKSAEPLTGSGSAQEVNTRRDSQNFDSMKQEMKKLKAAIAELQSTLEAERCRVADLEARLRNTESSRDEAQRQNEELQRHIQKLLCGEHHAPT